A genomic window from Stigmatopora argus isolate UIUO_Sarg chromosome 13, RoL_Sarg_1.0, whole genome shotgun sequence includes:
- the abhd13 gene encoding protein ABHD13, protein MEKQWRLWGAVERCALTLVSWFWGACRVSLLALILTFHMYGGFFLLALILASVAGILYKFQDSLLYFPDQPSSSRLYVPVPTGIPHENVYIRTKDGVKLNLILMRYTGGDVVSGATAAPAPSTPPTILYFHGNAGNIGHRVPNALLMLVNLKANVVLVDYRGYGKSEGEPCEEGLHLDAEATLDYVMSRPDLDKTKVILFGRSLGGAVVLRLASVNPHRVAAVMVENTFLSIPQMAATLFSFLPLRLLPLWCYRNQFLSYGRVAQCRMPSLFISGLSDQLIPPVMMKQLYEMSPARTKRLAIFPEGTHNDTWQCQGYFAALEQFIGELLKSHAHEESVQTSSNVTII, encoded by the coding sequence ATGGAGAAGCAATGGAGGTTGTGGGGCGCAGTAGAGCGTTGCGCCCTCACTTTGGTCTCCTGGTTTTGGGGTGCCTGTCGTGTCTCCCTGCTGGCCCTGATCCTCACCTTCCACATGTATGGGGGATTCTTCCTCCTGGCTCTCATCTTAGCCTCCGTGGCGGGCATCCTGTACAAATTCCAAGACTCGCTCCTCTACTTCCCTGACCAGCCATCGTCGTCGCGCCTCTACGTCCCCGTACCGACGGGGATCCCTCACGAGAACGTGTACATCCGCACCAAAGATGGCGTCAAACTCAACCTTATTCTCATGCGCTACACGGGCGGCGATGTGGTTTCCGGTGCGACGGCCGCTCCCGCTCCTTCGACCCCGCCCACCATTCTCTACTTCCACGGCAACGCGGGCAACATCGGGCACAGGGTGCCAAACGCGCTGCTCATGCTAGTCAACCTGAAAGCTAACGTGGTGCTGGTGGACTACCGCGGATACGGCAAGAGTGAGGGTGAGCCCTGCGAGGAGGGCCTTCACCTGGACGCCGAGGCCACGTTGGACTATGTAATGAGTCGGCCCGACTTGGACAAAACCAAAGTGATTCTGTTCGGTCGCTCGCTCGGTGGTGCCGTGGTCCTGCGCCTGGCCTCGGTCAACCCGCATCGTGTGGCGGCCGTCATGGTGGAAAACACCTTCCTCAGTATCCCGCAAATGGCCGCCACGCTCTTCTCTTTCCTGCCCTTGCGTTTGCTGCCGCTATGGTGCTACAGGAATCAATTCCTCTCCTACGGGCGGGTGGCGCAGTGTCGTATGCCCTCACTTTTCATTTCGGGCCTGTCGGACCAGCTCATACCGCCAGTCATGATGAAGCAACTTTACGAAATGTCGCCGGCGCGGACTAAACGCCTGGCCATCTTCCCCGAAGGCACACACAATGACACGTGGCAGTGCCAGGGTTACTTTGCTGCTTTAGAGCAGTTCATTGGCGAGCTACTCAAAAGCCATGCCCACGAGGAGAGCGTGCAGACGTCTTCTAATGTCACTATCATCTGA
- the tnfsf13b gene encoding tumor necrosis factor ligand superfamily member 13B, whose translation MAVGLHLDLGMGLKAGEARGPSRPVLLLTLALVTLSSLSALSFYGLVVLRAELEGLKSDLCRRREDQCTEQSMNDRKSSQSDPHHALTPMRRRRTISGTDTPVSQSCLQLLANKNRNIFRKDFILEPYTGIPWQIGLKRGSSLELVGDNIQVLEEGFYFVYSQVYYMDSRFAMGHVLIRRKRMVVGDEAQHVILFRCIQTMDSVNPYNTCYTGGVVKLEVGDQLELLIPRSSAEVSLDGEATFMGAVQLL comes from the exons ATGGCGGTTGGTTTGCATTTGGATCTTGGGATGGGCTTGAAGGCAGGTGAGGCCCGAGGGCCATCCCGCCCAGTCCTCCTCCTCACGCTGGCTCTCGTCACCTTGTCCTCTTTGTCGGCGCTCTCTTTTTACGGGCTGGTGGTCCTCAGAGCTGAGTTGGAGGGCCTCAAGTCCGACCTGTGTCGCAGAAGGGAAGACCAGTGCACAGAGCAg AGTATGAATGATAGGAAAAGCAGTCAGTCGGATCCTCACCATGCGTTGACCCCGATGAGAAGGAGGAGGACCATCTCTGGAACAGACACACCAG TTTCACAGTCTTGTCTACAGTTGTTGGCGAACAAGAACAGgaacattttcaggaaag ATTTTATACTGGAGCCGTACACAGGAATCCCCTGGCAGATTGGCCTAAAGAGAGGGTCTTCACTTGAGTTGGTGGGAGACAACATTCAAGTCCTAGAGGAGGGCTTCTACTTTGTCTACAGTCAG GTATACTACATGGACAGTCGCTTTGCAATGGGCCACGTCCTAATCCGGAGGAAGAGGATGGTGGTGGGTGATGAGGCTCAGCATGTGATCCTGTTCCGTTGCATCCAGACCATGGACAGCGTGAACCCCTACAACACGTGTTACACAGGAG GTGTTGTGAAACTGGAAGTGGGGGACCAGTTGGAGCTGCTTATCCCAAGGTCCTCCGCCGAAGTGTCCCTCGATGGGGAGGCTACCTTCATGGGCGCTGTCCAGCTGCTTTAA
- the LOC144087065 gene encoding uncharacterized protein LOC144087065 isoform X1, producing the protein MNPFKKKGGKPPAKKSNAAAMRKCREKIKNDPGAYHKYLEKERERYQKRKAQGKIPNIHKLSEREQRQLRRKWKLNQRKQRSKKFQQLEEDLPSTPPPSPDADEFGEPQPGPSQPSTQKKAGRRKTQARDRKAYRTITKNNAQIKQYQTEIRKLKRKISRMQNAQQLSVNVISDSPASKAYSLLSSGNNNRIRKELTFCYAIKDDLKAKVLASKKRQNERKAIHAAVVGPILQKYRLINKAKDDLQLTRHGITRNVNCKSLLQHSRQTRNYDYSKTVSGHVKKFFLEDINSTPAAGKKDTKTVHKDKRQKRYLNDTLQNLYVKFKAQNPDLKLSYVGFTRRKPFYCVHPDVTGRDTVKCKQHANFELKALKLHNIGLLTSRNPSDLLSAATCSVERHDCMFRNCAVCKKYIKKIYRDGTDDIRQSKEQVLYHEWEKGVETRMTNNGPIDVVVIQKKEKSVTIAKLCDDLEKDLVALMGHQYRIIHQYKELRLVKSRLSADACVLQIDFSENYGCKATTEIQAMHFGGSRRQITLHTAHATLAKEDGTKYIQCYCTISHDCRHNASSVWAHLDPVLSDLRSKGVKVLHVVSDGPTSQYKNKTNLQLMCLLPFSKYHFERVTWNFLETSHGKGPADGIGAAIKRVADRLVASGTDILSCTDLLNNMKRSEVKIIEVNTKDINDVDNIVQNLQGETIQGTMLIHQVIVPRKGVLLHRKLSCFCKTDCECHPPLRRLQVKEPDTETKKIYKPAVTNAEKTKMNKRVGTTQRKKENLALEALEAKLTEKQLQLFQRRLENGYDVVHMDLSILSVTERQEYAYWKSWNALMTKACQQGRGSNGKEPLTESSEESDSDDGVERSDDEQSEWNGSDDETSIACYPDSPPHDVVQDQPATSQSLPPRTLDDRPKDLTYQVAALTDTQDRQDILEDQPARQKDQPANEHGASVSCDREHLSPVQIRPFANKAALSDYDSLEESTEIFPIEDEVSTTNLKLGDFVLVKYCGKKSVQHFVGKIIQNFDEDDEALVQFMRRKSSVMKKPLFVYPEMDDLDDIHIDNIVMRLPPPTTTGGTSRTGKQHVFDVDLGNYNC; encoded by the exons atgaatccatttaagaaaaaaggcggtaagccacctgcgaaaaaatctaatgctgcagcgatgcgcaaatgcagggagaagattaaaaatgaccctggagcctatcacaaatatttagagaaagaaagggaacgatatcagaaaagaaaggcacaaggaaagattccaaatattcacaagCTTTCAGAGAGGGAGCAAAGGCAACTGAGAAGAAAATGGAAGCTCAACCAACGAAAGCAAAGGAGCAAGAAATTCCAACAACTGGAAGAGGATCTGCCAAGCACTCCCCCACCTAGCCCAGATGCTGATGAATTTGGTGAACCACAACCAGGACCATCGCAACCatcaacacaaaagaaagctgGCAGGAGAAAGACGCAAGCCCGGGACCGCAAAGCATACAGAACAATTACCAAGAATAATGCTCAGATCAAGCAATATCAAACTGAAATacggaaattgaaaagaaagatcagcagaatgcagaatgctcagCAGTTGAGTGTTAACGTGATCAGCGATTCTCCAGCATCGAAGGCATATTCCCTCCTTTCCAGCGGGAATAACAACAGGATAAGGAAGGAGCTAACATTCTGCTATGCTATCAAAGATGATCTCAAAGCAAAGGTACTAGCCAGCAAAAAgcgacaaaatgaaagaaaggctATACACGCTGCAGTTGTTGGTCCCATTCTACAAAAGTACAGATTGATCAACAAGGCGAAAGATGATTTGCAGCTGACCAGGCATGGTATAACTAGAAATGTCAACTGTAAATCCCTCTTGCAGCACTCCCGTCAGACACGAAATTATGACTACAGTAAAACTGTGTCTGGGCATGTCAAGAAATTTTTCCTCGAGGACATCAATAGTACCCCTGCAGCTGGCAAAAAAGACACCAAGACAGTGCATAAAGACAAAAGGCAGAAGAGATATCTCAATGacactttgcaaaatttgtatgTCAAGTTCAAGGCTCAAAACCCAGATTTGAAGCTTAGTTATGTGGGGTTCACCAGACGGAAACCGTTTTATTGTGTGCACCCAGATGTGACCGGAAGAGACACAGTCAAGTGCAAGCAGCATGCAAATTTTGAGTTGAAAGCATTAAAATTGCACAACATTGGACTACTTACGTCCCGTAACCCCAGTGACTTACTCTCAGCTGCAACCTGCTCTGTAGAGAGGCATGattgtatgtttagaaactgtgctgtctgcaagaaatacatcaaaaagatctacagggatggaactgatgacataaggcaatcaaaggagcaagtgttataccacgaatgggagaagggagtagagaccagaatgacaaataatgggccaattgatgttgttgtcatccagaagaaagaaaaatctgtcaccattgcgaaactctgtgatgaccttgagaaagaccttgtggctcttatggggcaccaatatcgtatcattcacCAGTACAAGGAGCTCAGACTAGTAAAATCCAGGTTGTCTGCAGATGCATGTGTCCTCCAGATTGATTTTTCAGAAAATTATGGGTGTAAAGCAACTACAGAAATCCAGGCCATGCATTTTGGGGGAAGCAGGAGACAAATAACTTTGCACACCGCTCATGCCACGTTGGCCAAGGAGGATGGTACAAAATATATCCAATGTTATTGTACTATCAGTCACGATTGTAGACATAATGCCTCTTCTGTGTGGGCCCATCTTGACCCGGTCCTCAGTGATCTCAGAAGTAAGGGGGTCAAGGTGCTTCATGTAGTTTCTGATGGGCCAACTAGccagtacaaaaacaaaacgaacTTGCAGCTGATGTGTCTCCTCCCCTTCAGTAAGTACCACTTTGAAAGGGTAACTTGGAACTTCCTGGAGACATCCCATGGGAAGGGCCCAGCTGATGGAATTGGTGCGGCAATAAAGAGAGTTGCAGATAGGCTAGTTGCCAGCGGGACTGACATCCTCAGTTGCACTGACCTCCTGAACAACATGAAGAGATCTGAAGTGAAAATCATTGAAGTCAACACAAAAGACATTAATGACGTAGATAACATAGTACAAAATTTACAGGGCGAAACCATACAAGGCACAATGTTGATCCACCAAGTGATTGTACCTCGAAAAGGTGTGCTGCTGCATAGAAAGCTGTCTTGCTTCTGCAAGACAGACTGTGAATGTCACCCTCCACTACGAAGGCTCCAAGTGAAAGAACCAGACACAGAAACCAAGAAAATTTACAAACCTGCAGTAACCAATGCAGAGAAAACCAAAATGAACAAGAGAGTTGGCAcaacacagagaaaaaaagaaaacttggcATTGGAAGCACTAGAAGCCAAACTGACAGAGaagcaattacaattatttcaaaGGAGATTGGAAAATGGATATGACGTTGTACATATGGATCTATCAATTCTGAGTGTTACTGAAAGACAAGAATATGCATATTGGAAATCTTGGAATGCTTTGATGACAAAGGCCTGTCAACAAGGACGTGGGAGCAATGGAAAAGAACCTCTGACGGAGTCAAGTGAGGAAAGTGACAGCGACGACGGAGTTGAGCGAAGTGATGATGAGCAAAGTGAATGGAATGGCAGTGATGACGAGACAAGCATAGCTTGCTACCCAGACTCGCCACCTCATGATGTTGTTCAGGACCAGCCGGCCACCTCCCAGAGCTTACCACCAAGGACTCTTGATGACAGACCAAAG GACCTGACCTACCAAGTTGCTGCCCTTACAGATACCCAGGACCGACAAGACATCCTTGAGGACCAGCCAGCTCGCCAAAAGGATCAGCCAGCTAATGAG CATGGAGCATCAGTATCTTGTGACAGAGAACATTTGTCACCTGTCCAGATCAGGCCCTTCGCTAATAAGGCAGCACTCTCTGATTATGACAGCCTGGAAGAATCTACTGAAATCTTTCCTATCGAAGATGAAGTCAGTACCACAAATCTGAAGTTAGGTGATTTTGTTCTTGTGAAGTATTGCGGGAAAAAGTCCGTTCAACATTTTGTGGGAAAGATCATTCAAAActttgatgaagatgatgaagctCTGGTGCAATTTATGCGTCGCAAGTCCAGTGTTATGAAAAAACCTTTGTTTGTGTATCCTGAAATGGATGACTTGGATGACATACACATAGACAATATTGTTATGAGATTGCCACCTCCTACAACAACAGGAGGAACCTCACGCACTGGAAAGCAGCATGTTTTTGATGTAGACCTAGGGAACTAcaactgttaa
- the LOC144087065 gene encoding uncharacterized protein LOC144087065 isoform X2, whose protein sequence is MNPFKKKGGKPPAKKSNAAAMRKCREKIKNDPGAYHKYLEKERERYQKRKAQGKIPNIHKLSEREQRQLRRKWKLNQRKQRSKKFQQLEEDLPSTPPPSPDADEFGEPQPGPSQPSTQKKAGRRKTQARDRKAYRTITKNNAQIKQYQTEIRKLKRKISRMQNAQQLSVNVISDSPASKAYSLLSSGNNNRIRKELTFCYAIKDDLKAKVLASKKRQNERKAIHAAVVGPILQKYRLINKAKDDLQLTRHGITRNVNCKSLLQHSRQTRNYDYSKTVSGHVKKFFLEDINSTPAAGKKDTKTVHKDKRQKRYLNDTLQNLYVKFKAQNPDLKLSYVGFTRRKPFYCVHPDVTGRDTVKCKQHANFELKALKLHNIGLLTSRNPSDLLSAATCSVERHDCMFRNCAVCKKYIKKIYRDGTDDIRQSKEQVLYHEWEKGVETRMTNNGPIDVVVIQKKEKSVTIAKLCDDLEKDLVALMGHQYRIIHQYKELRLVKSRLSADACVLQIDFSENYGCKATTEIQAMHFGGSRRQITLHTAHATLAKEDGTKYIQCYCTISHDCRHNASSVWAHLDPVLSDLRSKGVKVLHVVSDGPTSQYKNKTNLQLMCLLPFSKYHFERVTWNFLETSHGKGPADGIGAAIKRVADRLVASGTDILSCTDLLNNMKRSEVKIIEVNTKDINDVDNIVQNLQGETIQGTMLIHQVIVPRKGVLLHRKLSCFCKTDCECHPPLRRLQVKEPDTETKKIYKPAVTNAEKTKMNKRVGTTQRKKENLALEALEAKLTEKQLQLFQRRLENGYDVVHMDLSILSVTERQEYAYWKSWNALMTKACQQGRGSNGKEPLTESSEESDSDDGVERSDDEQSEWNGSDDETSIACYPDSPPHDVVQDQPATSQSLPPRTLDDRPKIPRTDKTSLRTSQLAKRISQLMSMEHQYLVTENICHLSRSGPSLIRQHSLIMTAWKNLLKSFLSKMKSVPQI, encoded by the exons atgaatccatttaagaaaaaaggcggtaagccacctgcgaaaaaatctaatgctgcagcgatgcgcaaatgcagggagaagattaaaaatgaccctggagcctatcacaaatatttagagaaagaaagggaacgatatcagaaaagaaaggcacaaggaaagattccaaatattcacaagCTTTCAGAGAGGGAGCAAAGGCAACTGAGAAGAAAATGGAAGCTCAACCAACGAAAGCAAAGGAGCAAGAAATTCCAACAACTGGAAGAGGATCTGCCAAGCACTCCCCCACCTAGCCCAGATGCTGATGAATTTGGTGAACCACAACCAGGACCATCGCAACCatcaacacaaaagaaagctgGCAGGAGAAAGACGCAAGCCCGGGACCGCAAAGCATACAGAACAATTACCAAGAATAATGCTCAGATCAAGCAATATCAAACTGAAATacggaaattgaaaagaaagatcagcagaatgcagaatgctcagCAGTTGAGTGTTAACGTGATCAGCGATTCTCCAGCATCGAAGGCATATTCCCTCCTTTCCAGCGGGAATAACAACAGGATAAGGAAGGAGCTAACATTCTGCTATGCTATCAAAGATGATCTCAAAGCAAAGGTACTAGCCAGCAAAAAgcgacaaaatgaaagaaaggctATACACGCTGCAGTTGTTGGTCCCATTCTACAAAAGTACAGATTGATCAACAAGGCGAAAGATGATTTGCAGCTGACCAGGCATGGTATAACTAGAAATGTCAACTGTAAATCCCTCTTGCAGCACTCCCGTCAGACACGAAATTATGACTACAGTAAAACTGTGTCTGGGCATGTCAAGAAATTTTTCCTCGAGGACATCAATAGTACCCCTGCAGCTGGCAAAAAAGACACCAAGACAGTGCATAAAGACAAAAGGCAGAAGAGATATCTCAATGacactttgcaaaatttgtatgTCAAGTTCAAGGCTCAAAACCCAGATTTGAAGCTTAGTTATGTGGGGTTCACCAGACGGAAACCGTTTTATTGTGTGCACCCAGATGTGACCGGAAGAGACACAGTCAAGTGCAAGCAGCATGCAAATTTTGAGTTGAAAGCATTAAAATTGCACAACATTGGACTACTTACGTCCCGTAACCCCAGTGACTTACTCTCAGCTGCAACCTGCTCTGTAGAGAGGCATGattgtatgtttagaaactgtgctgtctgcaagaaatacatcaaaaagatctacagggatggaactgatgacataaggcaatcaaaggagcaagtgttataccacgaatgggagaagggagtagagaccagaatgacaaataatgggccaattgatgttgttgtcatccagaagaaagaaaaatctgtcaccattgcgaaactctgtgatgaccttgagaaagaccttgtggctcttatggggcaccaatatcgtatcattcacCAGTACAAGGAGCTCAGACTAGTAAAATCCAGGTTGTCTGCAGATGCATGTGTCCTCCAGATTGATTTTTCAGAAAATTATGGGTGTAAAGCAACTACAGAAATCCAGGCCATGCATTTTGGGGGAAGCAGGAGACAAATAACTTTGCACACCGCTCATGCCACGTTGGCCAAGGAGGATGGTACAAAATATATCCAATGTTATTGTACTATCAGTCACGATTGTAGACATAATGCCTCTTCTGTGTGGGCCCATCTTGACCCGGTCCTCAGTGATCTCAGAAGTAAGGGGGTCAAGGTGCTTCATGTAGTTTCTGATGGGCCAACTAGccagtacaaaaacaaaacgaacTTGCAGCTGATGTGTCTCCTCCCCTTCAGTAAGTACCACTTTGAAAGGGTAACTTGGAACTTCCTGGAGACATCCCATGGGAAGGGCCCAGCTGATGGAATTGGTGCGGCAATAAAGAGAGTTGCAGATAGGCTAGTTGCCAGCGGGACTGACATCCTCAGTTGCACTGACCTCCTGAACAACATGAAGAGATCTGAAGTGAAAATCATTGAAGTCAACACAAAAGACATTAATGACGTAGATAACATAGTACAAAATTTACAGGGCGAAACCATACAAGGCACAATGTTGATCCACCAAGTGATTGTACCTCGAAAAGGTGTGCTGCTGCATAGAAAGCTGTCTTGCTTCTGCAAGACAGACTGTGAATGTCACCCTCCACTACGAAGGCTCCAAGTGAAAGAACCAGACACAGAAACCAAGAAAATTTACAAACCTGCAGTAACCAATGCAGAGAAAACCAAAATGAACAAGAGAGTTGGCAcaacacagagaaaaaaagaaaacttggcATTGGAAGCACTAGAAGCCAAACTGACAGAGaagcaattacaattatttcaaaGGAGATTGGAAAATGGATATGACGTTGTACATATGGATCTATCAATTCTGAGTGTTACTGAAAGACAAGAATATGCATATTGGAAATCTTGGAATGCTTTGATGACAAAGGCCTGTCAACAAGGACGTGGGAGCAATGGAAAAGAACCTCTGACGGAGTCAAGTGAGGAAAGTGACAGCGACGACGGAGTTGAGCGAAGTGATGATGAGCAAAGTGAATGGAATGGCAGTGATGACGAGACAAGCATAGCTTGCTACCCAGACTCGCCACCTCATGATGTTGTTCAGGACCAGCCGGCCACCTCCCAGAGCTTACCACCAAGGACTCTTGATGACAGACCAAAG ATACCCAGGACCGACAAGACATCCTTGAGGACCAGCCAGCTCGCCAAAAGGATCAGCCAGCTAATGAG CATGGAGCATCAGTATCTTGTGACAGAGAACATTTGTCACCTGTCCAGATCAGGCCCTTCGCTAATAAGGCAGCACTCTCTGATTATGACAGCCTGGAAGAATCTACTGAAATCTTTCCTATCGAAGATGAAGTCAGTACCACAAATCTGA